A section of the Lynx canadensis isolate LIC74 chromosome A1, mLynCan4.pri.v2, whole genome shotgun sequence genome encodes:
- the LOC115500313 gene encoding olfactory receptor 2T29 gives MENTWVANHTVRSDFDLVGLFSQSKHPALLCVVIFVVFLMALSGNTMLILLIHYDVHLHNPMYFFITQLSLMDVMYISVTVPKMLMDQVMGVNKISAPECGMQMFLYLTLVGSEFFLLAAMAYDRYVAICHPLRYPILMNHRVCLILVSSCWLLGSVDGFMLTPVTMTFPFCRSREIHHFFCEVPAVMKLSCSDTSIYDTLMYLCCVLMLLIPVTVISSSYSFILFTIHRMKSAEGRKKAFATCSSHMTVVILFYGAAMYTYMLPNSYHTPENDMIVSVFYTILTPVLNPLIYSLRNKDVTKALKKMLNVEFVFQETIK, from the coding sequence ATGGAAAACACTTGGGTGGCCAACCATACTGTACGATCAGATTTTGACCTAGTGGGACTCTTCAGTCAATCCAAGCACCCAGCTCTGCTTTGTGTGGtcatttttgtggttttcctGATGGCCTTGTCTGGAAACACCATGCTGATCCTTTTGATACACTATGATGTTCACCTTCATAACCCCATGTACTTTTTTATCACTCAGTTGTCTCTCATGGATGTGATGTACATTTCTGTCACTGTGCCCAAGATGCTCATGGACCAGGTTATGGGTGTGAATAAGATCTCAGCCCCTGAATGTGGGATGCAGATGTTTCTCTATTTGACACTGGTAGGTTCAGAATTTTTCCTTCTAGCtgccatggcctatgaccgctatgtggccatctgccaTCCACTCCGTTATCCTATCCTCATGAACCATAGGGTATGTCTCATCTTGGTGTCTTCCTGCTGGTTGCTGGGATCTGTGGATGGATTTATGCTCACTCCTGTCACCATGACCTTCCCCTTCTGCAGATCCCGGGAGATCCATCATTTCTTCTGTGAAGTCCCTGCTGTAATGAAGCTTTCCTGCTCAGACACTTCCATCTATGACACACTTATGTACTTATGTTGCGTTCTCATGCTCCTCATTCCTGTGACAGTCATTTCAAGCTCCTATTCTTTCATCCTCTTCACCATCCACAGGATGAAGTCAGCAGAGGGGCGGAAAAAGGCCTTTGCTACTTGTTCTTCCCACATGACTGTTGTCATCCTCTTCTATGGTGCTGCCATGTATACCTACATGCTCCCCAATTCCTACCACACCCCTGAGAATGACATGATTGTATCTGTCTTTTACACCATACTCACTCCTGTTCTAAACCCTTTAATTTATAGTCTTAGGAATAAGGATGTTACAAAGgcactaaaaaaaatgttgaatgtgGAATTTGTCTTTCAGGAAACTATAAAGTAG